From the genome of Haloterrigena sp. KLK7, one region includes:
- a CDS encoding enoyl-CoA hydratase/isomerase family protein codes for MESVGSGLAAIDWNGTRADVYLSRPDKRNAMTVPLMRDLIEAFERVDDADEVRAATLLGEGPVFCAGMDLEMMRDRVEPDTEIDRDVFPEVLETIETTRQPVVAGIKRAAPAGAFELTLPCDFRIIGSDAKYGLLEVRLGTFPHAGGTQRLPRLVGLSRAKEIVLTGEFVDPEEAAEMGLVHEVVDADSGDVDERAKEFADDLCENAPLGLRNAKRALNAALEMPLERGLDYERQLAYEIDDTRDYREGFEARLEDREPEFRGE; via the coding sequence ATGGAATCCGTCGGCAGCGGACTCGCGGCCATCGACTGGAACGGCACTCGAGCGGACGTCTATCTCTCCCGGCCGGACAAGCGCAACGCGATGACCGTCCCGCTGATGCGTGACCTGATCGAGGCCTTCGAGCGGGTCGACGACGCCGACGAGGTTCGGGCGGCGACGCTGCTCGGCGAGGGCCCCGTCTTCTGTGCCGGGATGGACCTCGAGATGATGCGCGATCGAGTCGAACCCGATACCGAGATCGACCGCGACGTCTTCCCCGAGGTCCTCGAAACCATCGAGACGACTCGACAGCCGGTCGTCGCCGGGATCAAACGCGCCGCGCCGGCGGGGGCGTTCGAACTCACGCTCCCCTGTGACTTCCGGATCATCGGCAGCGACGCGAAGTACGGCCTGCTCGAGGTGCGACTCGGCACGTTCCCTCACGCGGGCGGCACCCAGCGTCTGCCCCGTCTCGTCGGACTCTCGAGGGCCAAGGAGATCGTCCTCACCGGCGAGTTCGTCGATCCCGAGGAGGCCGCCGAGATGGGACTGGTCCACGAGGTCGTCGACGCCGACAGCGGGGACGTCGACGAGCGCGCGAAGGAATTCGCTGACGACCTCTGTGAGAACGCGCCGCTCGGGCTCCGGAACGCGAAGCGAGCGCTCAACGCCGCCCTCGAGATGCCCCTCGAGCGGGGCCTCGACTACGAGCGCCAGTTGGCCTACGAGATCGACGACACCCGCGACTACCGAGAGGGGTTCGAGGCGCGACTCGAGGACCGCGAGCCGGAGTTTCGCGGAGAATAG
- a CDS encoding glycosyltransferase family 2 protein, with protein sequence MELSVVVSTLNDRERLLSCLDALSERTPPSTEIIVVNGPSSDGTTGVVRDRPDVDVLVEISERNLNVSRNAGLRAATGDVVAFLDGEYAIEYSWYDAVERAIADGTDVVTGPVTGGELDYDLRNPRTVAGRSVTHFDGNNVAFDRTVLEALDGFDEYLEVGGERDCAHRVAGLGFETDWDASMAARCEVGTDGGRTDRDWGDTYRSRAYRLAKNYGVRPSTVGRIVGSALRDGTAGVRDVVTGDATPTDWVGNGTDVVANAVGGLRDGLRARWADRSSQRNPNGLSKRHDRAVRVYDRR encoded by the coding sequence ATGGAGCTCTCGGTAGTCGTATCGACGCTCAACGACCGAGAGCGATTACTCTCGTGTCTCGACGCGCTCTCCGAGCGGACGCCGCCCTCGACGGAGATCATCGTCGTCAACGGGCCCTCCTCCGACGGGACGACCGGCGTCGTCCGCGACCGCCCGGACGTCGACGTCCTCGTCGAAATCTCCGAACGGAACCTGAACGTCTCGCGCAACGCCGGTCTCCGCGCCGCGACGGGTGACGTCGTCGCCTTCCTCGACGGCGAGTACGCGATCGAGTACAGCTGGTACGACGCCGTCGAACGCGCGATCGCCGACGGCACCGACGTCGTCACCGGCCCCGTGACCGGCGGGGAACTCGACTACGACCTCCGGAACCCGCGAACCGTCGCCGGCCGCAGCGTCACTCACTTCGACGGGAACAACGTCGCGTTCGATCGGACCGTCCTCGAGGCCTTGGACGGGTTCGACGAGTACCTCGAGGTCGGCGGCGAGCGCGACTGCGCCCACCGCGTGGCCGGTCTCGGGTTCGAGACCGACTGGGACGCGTCGATGGCCGCCAGATGCGAGGTCGGCACCGACGGCGGGCGGACCGACCGCGACTGGGGCGACACCTATCGCTCCCGGGCCTACCGACTCGCGAAGAACTACGGCGTGCGGCCGTCGACGGTCGGCCGAATCGTCGGGAGCGCCCTCCGCGACGGGACCGCCGGCGTTCGGGACGTCGTCACCGGGGACGCGACGCCGACGGACTGGGTCGGAAACGGGACCGACGTCGTCGCCAACGCCGTCGGCGGGCTCCGCGACGGGCTCCGCGCCCGCTGGGCCGATCGGTCGTCCCAGCGGAACCCGAACGGGCTGTCGAAACGCCACGACAGAGCGGTGCGGGTCTACGATCGGCGGTAG
- a CDS encoding class I SAM-dependent methyltransferase yields MKGQEWYQADDVAEEYDDKRFSRGGRLIDRREKEAVLEAIMPVEDRKILEIACGTGRFTVMLAQQGADVVGLDISAAMLQQGREKTKDAALEGTLEFLRGDAGRLPFPDDHFDTVIAMRFFHLADDPQAFLAEMRRVSRDQIVFDTFNRFSARSIYNWALPMGSRLYSKSEVAVLLAKTNLTLEDVEDDFIAPYGLYRSIPNELATPIRTLDELIGSLPVTDHLASVSYWNTRVR; encoded by the coding sequence GTGAAAGGACAGGAGTGGTACCAAGCCGACGACGTCGCCGAGGAGTACGACGACAAGCGCTTCTCCCGGGGCGGTCGACTGATCGACCGTCGGGAGAAGGAAGCAGTCCTCGAGGCGATCATGCCCGTCGAGGACCGGAAGATCCTCGAAATCGCCTGTGGTACCGGGCGGTTTACCGTGATGCTCGCCCAGCAGGGCGCCGACGTCGTGGGACTCGATATCTCGGCGGCGATGCTACAGCAGGGACGGGAGAAGACGAAGGACGCGGCCCTCGAGGGGACCCTGGAGTTCCTTCGCGGGGACGCGGGCCGACTCCCGTTTCCGGACGATCACTTCGACACCGTCATCGCGATGCGATTCTTCCACCTCGCGGACGATCCGCAGGCGTTCCTAGCGGAGATGCGCCGGGTGTCCCGGGACCAGATCGTCTTCGACACGTTCAACCGGTTTAGCGCGCGCAGCATCTACAACTGGGCGCTGCCGATGGGGTCGCGACTCTACTCGAAGAGCGAGGTGGCCGTCCTCCTGGCGAAGACGAACCTGACGCTCGAGGACGTCGAGGACGACTTCATCGCCCCGTACGGGCTCTACCGGTCGATCCCCAACGAGCTCGCCACGCCGATCCGGACGCTCGACGAACTGATCGGCTCGCTGCCGGTGACCGATCACCTCGCGTCGGTCTCCTACTGGAATACCCGCGTTCGGTGA
- a CDS encoding helix-turn-helix domain-containing protein, with amino-acid sequence MSTSTAEDRGAAEETLSEDEYRDRLRDLPPSAKLVAKVLETDSPLSQGQLAEESLLPDRTVRYALNRLEDVGLVGSRYSFRDARKQVYFLKH; translated from the coding sequence ATGAGCACGAGTACAGCCGAGGACCGAGGCGCCGCCGAAGAGACCCTGTCGGAGGACGAATACCGCGATCGCCTCCGCGATCTGCCCCCGAGCGCGAAGCTCGTCGCGAAGGTGCTGGAAACGGACTCGCCGCTCTCGCAGGGCCAGCTCGCCGAGGAATCGCTGCTGCCCGACCGCACCGTCCGCTACGCGCTCAACCGACTCGAGGACGTCGGCCTCGTCGGCTCCCGCTACAGCTTCCGCGACGCCCGCAAGCAGGTCTACTTCCTCAAGCACTGA
- a CDS encoding MBL fold metallo-hydrolase, with protein sequence MDVTRCAVPVATRAPTGETNAYLLGDDPAVLVDPAARTDELDRLVRDRAVAHVLVTHTHPDHVGAVAAYAAETNATVWARYGRTDRFRDATGREPDRTISPGTTIPLGDDRVRVLDAPGHAPDHVALEAGRGGPILCGDCAVREGSVVVGAPEGDMRAYVTTLRRLWAIDPPALYPGHGPAIDDPRETLERLLNHRRRRERTVLEAVDGGADTLESILESAYEKDLSGVRDLARATVRAHLEKLAVEGRLEWDGDRAAPVGE encoded by the coding sequence ATGGACGTCACTCGCTGCGCCGTTCCGGTCGCGACGCGCGCCCCGACTGGGGAAACCAACGCCTATCTCCTCGGCGACGATCCGGCCGTACTCGTCGACCCCGCGGCGCGAACGGACGAACTCGATCGACTCGTTCGCGACCGCGCCGTCGCACACGTTCTCGTCACCCACACGCACCCCGACCACGTCGGCGCCGTCGCCGCCTACGCCGCCGAGACGAACGCGACGGTCTGGGCTCGATACGGCCGCACGGATCGCTTTCGCGACGCGACCGGGCGCGAGCCCGATCGGACGATATCGCCCGGAACGACGATCCCGCTCGGCGACGACCGCGTCCGCGTCCTCGACGCACCGGGGCACGCGCCCGATCACGTCGCCCTCGAGGCCGGCCGCGGCGGGCCGATCCTGTGTGGCGACTGCGCCGTCCGCGAGGGCAGCGTCGTCGTCGGCGCGCCCGAGGGCGACATGCGCGCGTACGTGACGACCTTGCGACGGCTGTGGGCGATCGACCCGCCGGCGCTCTACCCCGGCCACGGGCCCGCGATCGACGACCCGCGGGAGACCCTCGAGCGACTGCTGAATCACCGGCGACGCCGGGAGCGGACGGTCCTCGAGGCGGTCGACGGCGGCGCCGACACGCTCGAGTCGATCCTCGAGTCGGCCTACGAGAAGGACCTCTCCGGGGTGCGCGATCTGGCCCGGGCGACGGTCCGCGCCCACCTCGAGAAGCTCGCCGTGGAGGGGCGTCTCGAGTGGGACGGCGATCGCGCGGCACCCGTGGGAGAGTGA
- a CDS encoding YkgJ family cysteine cluster protein — translation MQSLEAELEEARALDIDDLADAIESIGFECTRCGACCKGEDEDDHTATVFPDEVRSLEASDSYDGDYDWRDVARPMPYGLSETADGDLEGETFEWALQTDDCGDCTFYEEDESGTGACLAHDDRPLICRTYPFSVALAGTSQPMGEAVDEEGVVRAHECEGLGRDISREDAEDLARALKERAVRELEEAIAVRDEYAPADPGPGEVVVHDSEGAKRIDGTPLEE, via the coding sequence GTGCAATCGCTCGAAGCCGAACTCGAGGAGGCCCGCGCGCTGGACATCGACGACCTCGCGGACGCCATCGAGTCGATCGGCTTCGAGTGTACCCGCTGTGGCGCCTGTTGCAAGGGCGAGGACGAGGATGACCACACGGCGACGGTCTTTCCCGATGAGGTCCGGAGTCTCGAGGCGAGTGACAGCTACGACGGCGACTACGACTGGCGCGACGTCGCCCGACCGATGCCGTACGGCCTCTCGGAGACCGCGGACGGCGACCTCGAGGGTGAGACCTTCGAGTGGGCGCTCCAGACCGACGACTGCGGCGACTGTACCTTCTACGAGGAAGACGAGTCTGGGACCGGTGCCTGCCTCGCCCACGACGACCGCCCGCTGATCTGCCGAACCTACCCCTTCAGCGTCGCGCTCGCGGGGACCAGTCAGCCGATGGGCGAGGCCGTCGACGAGGAGGGCGTCGTCCGCGCCCACGAGTGCGAGGGCCTGGGTCGAGACATCTCCCGCGAGGACGCCGAAGATCTCGCCCGAGCGCTGAAGGAGCGCGCCGTCCGCGAACTCGAGGAGGCCATCGCCGTCCGAGACGAGTACGCGCCCGCCGATCCCGGCCCCGGCGAGGTGGTCGTCCACGATTCCGAGGGCGCCAAACGGATCGACGGGACGCCGCTCGAGGAGTGA
- a CDS encoding heptaprenylglyceryl phosphate synthase has translation MDIDWDGITHVTKIDPAKSLPADLEVLAETDLAIVGGSDDVTEANTLETIAAIDDAVPSLPVFQEPYSSSHVSEATIEAADYLSVPAVYNGDREHFVGKHVDLFTEVGRKPEEILGASLPLVGELLSSKGADAVADLATNVVGEGYVIQHLESTAATTSGVEATYSPEQVAGAALATETFYGFPIFYIEYSGTYGGPADVDAAARYLEETALFYGGGIDSRTKATEILEAGADAIVVGDCFHDDPETFLETIPK, from the coding sequence ATGGATATCGACTGGGACGGGATCACTCACGTCACGAAAATCGATCCGGCCAAGTCGCTGCCGGCCGATCTCGAGGTGCTCGCGGAAACCGATCTCGCGATCGTCGGCGGCTCCGACGACGTCACCGAGGCCAACACGCTCGAGACGATCGCGGCGATCGACGACGCCGTGCCCTCACTCCCCGTCTTTCAGGAACCGTACAGTTCGAGTCACGTCTCCGAAGCGACGATCGAGGCGGCGGACTACCTCTCCGTGCCGGCGGTCTACAACGGCGATCGGGAGCACTTCGTGGGGAAACACGTCGACCTCTTCACCGAGGTCGGTCGCAAACCCGAGGAGATCCTCGGTGCGAGCCTGCCGCTCGTCGGCGAGCTGCTCTCGTCGAAGGGGGCCGACGCGGTCGCGGACCTCGCGACGAACGTCGTCGGCGAGGGGTACGTGATCCAGCACCTCGAGTCCACGGCGGCGACGACCTCGGGAGTCGAGGCGACGTACTCGCCCGAGCAGGTCGCCGGCGCGGCCCTGGCGACGGAGACCTTCTACGGCTTTCCGATCTTCTATATCGAGTACTCGGGTACCTACGGCGGTCCCGCAGACGTCGACGCCGCCGCGCGCTACCTCGAGGAGACGGCGCTGTTCTACGGCGGCGGGATCGACAGTCGGACAAAAGCGACCGAGATCCTCGAGGCCGGCGCGGACGCGATCGTCGTCGGCGACTGTTTCCACGACGATCCGGAGACGTTCCTCGAGACGATTCCGAAATAG
- a CDS encoding TRAM domain-containing protein, producing the protein MEISEKLLCLFSADVSAEEDRYVIEVPRQEVETGDIDPEEVYRVALISREEDDAEESTAQPQTAPSEPQPPVDVGETRYVEIEDIGKQGDGIARVERGYVIIVPGADVGERVKVEVSEVKSNFAVGEIIEETF; encoded by the coding sequence GTGGAAATATCTGAAAAACTCCTGTGTCTGTTCAGTGCGGACGTCTCGGCAGAGGAGGACCGATACGTCATCGAGGTACCACGTCAAGAAGTCGAAACCGGCGACATCGACCCGGAGGAGGTCTACCGCGTCGCGCTCATCTCCCGCGAGGAGGACGACGCCGAGGAGTCGACGGCACAGCCCCAGACGGCACCGTCGGAACCGCAGCCACCGGTCGACGTCGGCGAAACACGCTACGTCGAGATCGAGGACATCGGCAAGCAGGGCGACGGGATCGCTCGCGTCGAACGCGGCTACGTCATCATCGTCCCCGGTGCCGACGTCGGCGAACGCGTCAAGGTCGAAGTCTCGGAGGTCAAGTCCAACTTCGCCGTCGGCGAGATCATCGAAGAGACGTTCTAA
- a CDS encoding radical SAM protein yields MIDPETLSVTIVDGYVDEPAHFGVPPYISTYPRYAAGALVDAGVPRERITYHTIDRLRDEPDYWRDVDEADLMIYLGGMTVPGKYVGGTPAEPDEVRKLAWTANGTSLMGGPVKFGVGNENAGATETERQDLDFDFVAKGDVEAAVHDLVENGLEGFNNRMRDVDEVSRWAREGAFIVEQHPNHPDHLIAELETSRGCAYRCSFCTEPLYGNPSFRPPPTVVGEVDALSDFGVKHFRIGRQADILAYGGDGEAPNPDALRQLYGGIRDVAPDLETLHLDNMNPVTIVNWPEQSREGIRIIAEHNTPGDTAAFGLESADPVVQEANNLNVSAEECFEAVKIVNEEAGWRPGEDPEDAPTFGDDAPRRLPKLLPGINLLHGLKGEREETYERNREFLQRVYDEGYMLRRINIRQVMAFDGTDMSDTGAEIANEHKQLFKRYKKQVREEIDNPMLERVAPRGTVLPDVHLEYHQDGRTFGRQLGTYPLLVGIPGERELGRTIDVAVVDHGYRSVTGVPYPLDINAASMDELTAIPGVGDSTAGDIVVNRPYESVTDADLGAEVDLEGFATTRVLEGAD; encoded by the coding sequence ATGATCGACCCCGAGACGCTGTCGGTGACGATCGTCGACGGCTACGTCGACGAGCCCGCACACTTCGGGGTGCCGCCGTACATCTCGACGTACCCCCGCTACGCGGCTGGGGCGCTCGTCGACGCGGGGGTCCCCCGCGAGCGGATCACGTACCACACGATCGACAGGCTTCGCGACGAGCCCGACTACTGGCGGGACGTCGACGAGGCCGACCTCATGATCTACCTCGGGGGGATGACCGTCCCCGGGAAGTACGTCGGCGGCACGCCGGCCGAACCGGACGAAGTGCGAAAGCTCGCCTGGACGGCCAACGGCACGAGCCTGATGGGCGGCCCCGTCAAGTTCGGCGTCGGCAACGAGAACGCCGGCGCGACCGAGACCGAACGGCAGGACCTGGACTTCGACTTCGTCGCCAAGGGCGACGTCGAGGCCGCCGTCCACGACCTCGTGGAAAACGGCCTCGAGGGATTCAACAACCGGATGCGCGACGTCGACGAGGTCTCGCGGTGGGCCCGGGAGGGCGCGTTCATCGTCGAACAGCACCCGAACCACCCCGACCACCTCATCGCCGAACTCGAGACCTCGCGGGGCTGTGCCTATCGCTGCTCGTTCTGTACGGAACCGCTGTACGGCAACCCCTCCTTCCGGCCGCCGCCGACGGTCGTCGGCGAGGTCGACGCCCTCTCGGATTTCGGCGTCAAACACTTCCGAATCGGCCGGCAGGCCGACATCCTCGCCTACGGCGGCGACGGCGAGGCGCCCAATCCCGACGCCCTCCGGCAACTCTACGGCGGCATCCGCGACGTCGCGCCCGACCTCGAGACGTTACACCTGGACAACATGAACCCCGTCACGATCGTCAACTGGCCCGAACAGAGCCGGGAGGGGATCCGGATCATCGCCGAGCACAACACGCCCGGCGACACCGCCGCCTTCGGCCTCGAGTCGGCCGACCCCGTCGTCCAGGAGGCGAACAACCTCAACGTCAGCGCCGAGGAGTGTTTCGAGGCGGTCAAGATCGTCAACGAGGAAGCCGGCTGGCGACCCGGCGAGGACCCCGAAGACGCGCCCACGTTCGGCGACGACGCGCCGCGTCGGCTCCCCAAACTCCTGCCCGGGATCAACCTCCTGCACGGCCTCAAGGGCGAGCGCGAGGAGACCTACGAGCGCAACCGCGAGTTCCTCCAGCGGGTCTACGACGAGGGCTACATGCTACGGCGGATCAACATCCGGCAGGTGATGGCCTTCGACGGCACCGACATGAGCGATACCGGCGCTGAGATCGCCAACGAGCACAAACAGCTGTTCAAGCGGTACAAGAAGCAGGTCCGCGAGGAGATCGATAACCCGATGCTCGAGCGCGTCGCGCCGCGGGGGACCGTCCTGCCCGACGTCCACCTCGAGTACCACCAGGACGGGAGGACCTTCGGCCGCCAGCTGGGCACCTACCCGCTGCTGGTCGGCATCCCGGGCGAGCGCGAACTCGGGCGGACCATCGACGTCGCGGTCGTCGACCACGGCTACCGCTCCGTCACCGGCGTCCCCTACCCGCTGGACATAAACGCCGCCTCGATGGACGAACTCACCGCGATCCCGGGCGTCGGCGACAGCACCGCCGGCGACATCGTCGTCAACCGGCCCTACGAGTCGGTCACGGACGCCGACCTCGGAGCCGAGGTCGACCTCGAGGGGTTCGCGACGACGCGGGTGCTCGAGGGCGCGGACTGA
- a CDS encoding DICT sensory domain-containing protein has protein sequence MERLRDQLGEIEARRKVLEVHTDRDRVAAEFERQFSTRNVRVVREPSPSSGGRGFVIVRDAGHEFRGAVGIDHFHAMLSPEIHPPWTLEDADVDYSDLFEFLENTLFTSYDRRQMLAASREIEERAWRIDAGTLYVGFQNSAALASQLSVYDRLIRERELDITVFVEDECDERPVDGIEIVSDAGGEIGAFWFVIYDGGGSDLNKCGLLAEERESDRYYGFWTYEPERIDGLVSYLRSLGGA, from the coding sequence ATGGAGCGCCTTCGCGATCAGCTCGGCGAAATCGAAGCGCGGCGGAAGGTCCTCGAAGTGCATACGGACCGAGACCGAGTGGCGGCGGAGTTCGAGCGGCAGTTCTCGACGCGAAACGTTCGCGTGGTCCGAGAGCCGAGCCCGTCGAGCGGCGGTCGCGGCTTCGTGATCGTTCGAGACGCGGGTCACGAGTTCCGCGGGGCAGTCGGTATCGACCACTTCCACGCCATGCTCTCCCCGGAGATCCACCCGCCGTGGACGCTCGAGGACGCCGACGTGGACTACTCCGACCTCTTCGAGTTCCTCGAAAACACGCTCTTCACCTCGTACGATCGACGGCAGATGCTGGCCGCGAGTCGCGAGATCGAAGAGCGCGCGTGGCGAATCGACGCCGGAACGCTGTACGTCGGGTTTCAGAATTCGGCGGCCCTCGCCTCCCAGCTCAGCGTCTACGACCGTCTGATACGGGAGCGAGAGCTCGATATCACGGTCTTCGTCGAGGACGAGTGCGACGAGCGACCGGTCGACGGGATCGAGATCGTCTCGGACGCCGGCGGCGAGATCGGCGCGTTCTGGTTCGTGATCTACGACGGCGGCGGGAGCGATCTGAACAAGTGCGGACTGCTGGCCGAAGAGCGCGAATCCGATCGGTACTACGGGTTCTGGACGTACGAGCCCGAACGAATCGACGGACTCGTCTCGTATCTCCGTTCGCTCGGAGGCGCTTGA